CGGGTGAGAGCGCGGCGAGTCAGCAGGGGAGGGAGGATCCGCAGAATTGGCTGGGTCCGCGGAGAGGGGGAGTCTTCGCGGGGGGGGTGGATTTCGCAGAGGAGCATCATGGCGGGGGGGTTCTGCAGGAGAGGGAAGTCTCCAGGGGAATGGTGTCCGCGAAGGGGCATGATTCGCCGAGAAGTAGGGATCGGACAGGAAGCGGGATTCGTGGGGAAGAGGGGGTCCGTGGGGAAGTAGGGATCCGTGGGGGACCAGGTCCGCCGGTGTGCGGGGGTCCGCGGGGGTGGGGCGTCCGCGGCAGAGGCGGGGTCCGCGGAGGAGGGCGGTGGTGCAAGGGTCCGGGGGCCGGCAGGGGGCGCACGCGGGTCGGGGCGGGGCCGCACCTGTCCCGGAGGGCTGGGGATGGGCCGGGAGGGCCGGAGCCCCGGGAGCAGCTGTGCCCCGCCCCGCGGGCTCCTCCGCCGCCGCGTTCCCCCTCCCGCCGCCCCGATGCGCTGCGCCGGGAGCCCGGGCCGAGCGCGAGCCGCCGCCTCCTCTGCAGGGGCGCCCGGGCCGGGTGACGCCGCCGCCcgcgccccgccccggccccgctgGCCGCATGGAGCCCCCGGAGGGCGCCAGCCCGCGAGGTGAGTGAGCCCCAGGACCCCTCGTAGGGCCCCCAGCTGTGCCTTCCGCGCCAAGAGCCGCAGCCCCACCCCCGGGCCATCCATCGGCCGCACGGGGGCCGCAGGGACCTGTCCGCAGCTCCGAGCCGGCAGCGCCAGGCCCGATTGTCTCCACCGGAGGGAGGGGCTCGGTGTGGGCGCCGGCTATCCACGGAGGACTCTTCCGGGGAACGACCCCCGCAGCCCTCGCGCTGGGTCTGGGGTCGCCTAGACTCGGTCCCCGCAGGTCAGGTCCCCCCAACCTCCCCCCGACCCCCAGCAGCCAAGCCTGCCGCGCCCTTCTCGGGTGCCCAGAGTTTTATCCCGACCCCACCCCCGCTAAACGCAGGTCAGGTccgggagggtgggggtggggcggcgGCTCGCCGGGGTTTTGGGTCTGGGACCGCGAGGCGAGGGGGCGACGCTGTCCGCTGGGCCGCGCCTCCGCTTTGTTTGCAGCGGCTGGGAGGCAGGGGGCGAGGCCGGACCCGGATTCTGCGGGGCGCTGGGGGCCGCAATGGAGGACTCCGGCCTTCGGGGGTGCCCAGCTCCAAGGAGGCCCGGGGTGCACGTCTGGGAGGGCGGGTGTGCACAGCGCCCTTCCTCACACCCCTGTCAGCTGTTAGACTGGTGGGTGAGACCCTACCGCAGGGCTTGCCCATGCACCTCTGTCCCAGGCAAGGTGGTAGCTGGTGACAAGAGGAAAACTCTAGAAAAACCCCGTCTTCACGCGGGTAGCCTTTTCTGGATGGTTTTTGCGGTGCCCATGGCCTAGCAACTTGGACCTCAACTGCCCAGCTCCTCCACCGCTGGCCAGGCCCCATCCCTGAGCGAGCAGGTACTAGGGGACAGAGCAGCCCACCACTCCCGGGGCACATGCGGGCCTGCTGGTCCCCCACTGGCCCCCAGCCACACACTGCAGCTTTGtggaagtgtcaggagcagaggtCCACCCTGCACTGGGTATCTGGCCTTGGGTGTCTGGCCTGGGGCGCTGTTAGCCTGGAGAACAGCAGATACAGCAGGGACAGCTGTTGGGGCCTTGTCGACCTCCCTCTGAGTACCTCCAGACACACCCCGGGCTCAGTGGACTTGGGTTTCTTTGCTTTGTCATTTGTGAGGGGACCCAGGCCTCCCAGAAGCCACCCTGTGGAGATGCAGAGGGGGTGCTCTGGAGAGCAAGGGCTTAGGGAGCATAGAGATGTCAAAGcaaaccccctccccccaccccacctagCCGTAGGGCATGGGAGCCAGAGTGAGAGAAAGACCAGGCATTTGGGAGAGGAGCAGGGAGAAGTCAGGGACTACCAAGAGGCTCTGGTTCTGAGTCAGGCCCCCCCGACTGGGGGCTGGGTACCCTGCAGGGAGAGGCCCTGTCCTCAGAGGGCTTCCACTCCTAGTATCCTTCCGTCACTGGGTTTCGTGAGGTCATGTGTGGGTGCTGGCACCTGGGTAAAGATAACCTGAGGTCTCACTTTTGAACTCTTTCTTTGAAGGGTGTTGAGCGTAAATACACAGAGACAAGCCAGAGGCGTAATGAAGCCCCGAGGGCCACTCCTCATCCCCACTCCCTGGCCCAACCACTGCCAACCTCACTTCCAAATCTAAACATATTATCTCACccttaaatatttcagaaattatcTCTGAGAGGTAAGGACCTCATAACATCATTTTCACacctaaaaaaattaacaataatttctTAGCATCATGCTATATCCTAACTAGGATCTTGCTGTTTTATCTGCTGTCTGTGAAGCAGTTTCTGATCTGATTCAGAAGGGGAGGCCCAGATGAAATTAGGGAGCGGGGTGTAGAAAGTCACACCCAACAGGAGGGGGTAGAATGTGAACATCAGAGGTGGGGAGGGTCCTCTATTTAAGGACCCCAACTGGTGTCTTTGAAAAATTAGGGCCCTACCTAACCCCCACATGAAATCTATCCAAGGTGCCTTGGGGAGAGTGAGTGAGGGGCCTGGGCCGTGCCCTCAGGCAGCTGAGAGTCTAGACTGGCTGCCCACACGGCATCCTTGGAACACTGGGTGTATGGGGGGGTGCTGCTCACAGGGATAAAGGTGCCGGGGAAGCAGGGTATAGGTGCACCCACCTCTGCAACCATCTGTCCCTCTCCACAGCCACTCTGTTTTTTATGgtatttgctcattcattcacttcattcattcatcattcatGCCTGGTGCATTTGTTCCCTGAACATGTGTCTGCCTCCTCACTGCTCTGGGCAGGCCTTGGCACAAATATACTGGAAAATAGGCCAGCCGATTGGCACAGCTCAGCCCAGTGGACCTGCAGCTCTCCTGCCAGCAGCCCGGGGGAAAGGCAGCACCATGGCACCTCAACTCATATCTGTATTCAGGCGCTGGCATCCATGTCCACCCATAGGTCAGGGGCTGTGCTGGGGCTGAGAACCAGGGCATTGTCAACCAGGGCACCGCCGAAACCCTGGGCCCCACGCCGCAGCTTGGGTGGCCCAGGAAGGAGCTCACGGCCATGGCCATGCCAAAGGAGGTAACCACACCGCCACTCACCTTATACCTGTGACTTCACCCCCTGTGCTCCCTGCCCTAGGAGGAGCTGTGCTCTCACTTATGGAGAGCCCCTTCCTCTTCCTACAGGCACCTGTCAAGAGGGCTTGGGAATCAGGAAGGCTTGGGCAATTCCTGATGCAGCCACTTATTAACTGCCCCAGACCCTGTCCACCCACCTACTGTGGGCCAGGACCTAGTCTGAACCTGGGAGTACAGTGAGGAACAAGGCAGCTAGCAATCTACTGTGAAATTGTGTGCTCTGCCTGACTCTCCAGCCAAGAGCAACCTTTGCCTGTTGGTTTGTTTCCACTAAGGTATAATTCATAAACCAAACAATTCACccctttaaagtgtacaattcagtggcatttagtacattcacaaagtTGTGTAACCACAACCTCtagtttcagaacattttcatcaccccaaaaagaaaccccatatctattagcagtcactccccatcctcccctccccccagcccctggaaacctactttctgtctctatggatttgcctgttctgacatttcatataagtggaatcatgcagtacgtggcttatttcactcagcgtaatgttttcaaggttcgtctatGATGTAGCATGTAtgagaacttcattcctttttatgcctggataatattccgttgtatggatggaccacattttgttgatccattTACCAAGTCGGTGGtcatttgggttgcttccactttttgactattatgaataatgctactatgaaATGCGTGTACATTTTTGTGTGGacgtgtgttttcatttctcttgagtatacaCCTATGGATGgcattgctggattgtatggcagtTCTGTATTTAcgtttttaaggaactgccaaactgtattCCCAGAAGCTGACCATTTTCCATGGCAAGACCACCCTTGCCCCTTCCTGGGGCCCAGGACGTGCCATCTGCCCCTCACATGTGGACTCTTAGCTCCCTATTTCAACCATACGCTTCCAGCAAAAGTCTGTTGTCTTTGACAGTAAGGTGGCATCTCCCAATCCCTCATCTGCCCCCATAGTGCCAGGCCAGGGCACCAATACCTGCAGAGTGCAGCCAGACTACAGCCAGCGGGCATCCCCGTGGCCCTCCTCAGCCCAGGATTTGTAAAGCATAGCCCCTTGTTCAGTCTGGGCAGGACAGGGCAGGTGCCATGTCGAAGAACTCTGTTTTGCCATGTTGCATGTTTCCCCACCTGTACCCCCTCAGGGCTGTGGGTATGGGTGCCCACCGGGCAGTGGCTGTGTCTTCGAGGCTCTGCTCGGTCCTGGACCTGGCAGGCCTGTGGCCGAGCCTTGCTGGCCACCTCAAAGAGGCttccttctctccccatgggcagtTTGACCCTCGGGTGGCTGTGCAAGGCCCCGGGGCTGATGAGGAGCCCCCACCCCGCCTGTTAGGTCATTGTTCACCTGGCTCCACAGGGTTGGCATCATGCCTCTGATTCCCTCTGGGCAGGAAGGTGTCCTTGCTGGTGGGTGTAATTCTACTCTCCGACCACTGCTCGAAACCTCACCCCAAATGCCGGCAGAAAAGTGGAAACAGAATACCCTGCCCTCCCACCTACCCCCACccagcctgctgcctggcctGGGACAAACCGTGACACAGCCACCATGGATGGGGGCAGGCCATCCACCGCATAAGAACCCACCCTCAACAGGGGCCCCCAGGGAGAGCTGACACCCCAGCTTCACAGGGGGAGGGGTATGTTGGTTCAAGGACCCTCCGGACCACAGGCTCCACTAGTGCTCAGGCGGATGGCATTGTCTTGGGCGGCAGCTGTCTCTAGGCCCCCTCAGCAGCTTTCGGCACTGAAGGCCAGGCTACTAAAATTACCCCCACTGTCTGGGGCACCAGTGCTTACACACACATATCACACACTCTCATACCCTGTGGAGAGGTCACATGTGCCTGTCCCAACCTCCTGGCGtcaaaggccctgtggtggggCTGGGAGGGGTGGGATGGAGGGTCCTCACAGCAGAGAAAGCAGAGTCCTGCCCTCTGCCTGGCCTGCCCAATTGGGAGGCTAGCCAGGACCCACTGATTCTTCACCCCTTTTTCTGAACACCTGCTCAGGTGTGGGGGACAGGGTAATGCTAACAGGCCAGGGAAGGCCCTGGTGAGGTACATCTGAGCCTGTGGGAATGGTCCAGGGAGCAGGGACAGCCATGGCAGAGGGGCCACTGGAGTCCTGGAAGCTGGAGGTGATGGGGTGTGGACCAGTGCAGTGGCAGCCAAGGTGTGAGAAGTGGAGGAAGAAGCAACAGGATTTGTGGGTGGAGGGATGTGGCTGTGAGGAAAACAGGGTCCAAGGTGACCAAAGGGTGTGTGGAGTTGACGTTCCTAgtgggggctggggcagggcaggCTGGGTGGGCCCTGGACCCTCAAATGTGGAGCCTGATGGAGGCTTAGGTGGAGGAGAGCTTCCTGCCTCTTGCCTGACAGAAAGTGTGTATAGTTAAGTTGaaaaacagtgattttttttttttaattcacccaATAGTTAATCCTAGTGGGTGGCAGTGGGCAGTGACAGGGCCCTGCTGCTTTCTACCTCTTTTGTTCATAACTTTCTCTACAAGGATTAAGTGTTATTTTGAATTCAAATGCAACAATAAAGGCTTTTAAGAGGAAAAGTAAGTTTGCAGGAGGAGGGGGCTTTTCACCCTCAAGGAAAAGCAGGGCTATTCTGGATTAAAGGAGGCCAGAGATACCCATAGCTAGTCCTGATGGGCAGTGCTGATCTCCAGCTCTCAATGTCCCCTTCTTGTCCACAGCAAGGCTACCGCCTGACCAGGAGGGCAGCCTCCTGCCTCCTTGTCTGGGGTCCTGACACAAGCCCATGTGCTGACCACCCTTAAGCACTGCCCAGAACCATCAAAAGAGCCAAGGTCTAAAGTCCTTCCCCTGCCTCTTGGATGGAGTGTGAACACTAGTGTCCCTCCAAGGTAACACCCTGTATCTTTGATTTCAGAGCTTCTTAAGGAGGTTGCAATGCCCCAAGCTGCCCTGGGTGTCCCAGCCCACAGCACAGGGGGTGGCTGCCACACGCCTGTGGCTGAGGAGGAGGTGGGCGTCCCCATACCAGCACCGGGGCTCCTGCAGGTCACGGAGCGAAGGCGTAAGTATGGCCGACCTGCCCAGCATGtccctggggtccctgtgagctCACCTGGGACCTGAATCCACTTCCTACCCAAACGCCCCCTCCTAGGGTATGGCGGGGCAGAAGCAGTTGGATTTGAGAGCGGGCAAGGACCAggtccctctgggcctcagttgcaCCATCTGCGAAGCGGGGGCCCCAGATGCTGTTTAATCTTGAGTGCTGGGAGCACATACCCAGCCAATGGTCCTACCAGGAAGAAGGGTGACCACACTGACACCCCCTGGTCCCCCCCCCCAGAGCCCCTAAGCAGTGTCTCCTCTCTGGAGGTGCACTTTGACCTCCTGGACCTCACGGAGCTGACGGACATGTCCGACCAGGAGCTGGCGGAGGTCTTCGCCGACTCGGACGACGAGAACCTTGCCAACGACTCCCCGGCAGGTGGGGTCCATGGGGTGTCGGGGAGCTGTGGGAGTGTCGCAGCTGTGGGACTGTTGATGGGGCTGTGGGGGTGTCAGGAAGCCATGGGGTGTTGGGGGCCCATGGGGGTGTCAGGGAGCCGTGGGATATCAGGAGACCCTGAGGTGTCAGAGGGCTGTGGGGGTGTCCGGGGGGCGTAGGGTGTTGGGTGTTGACAGCTAGGCCAGCTGAGAAACCCTGGGGACCAGAAATGGTGGCTCTGGTCACTGTTCCTGAATACTGCTCCCTCCCcccaaattccttttttttttaattttatctcaaATATGTATTTTAGTGCCTGTCACCATATCATTCGTTTTTGCAGTCCACACATCGATGGGGACCAACTTTAAGG
The Loxodonta africana isolate mLoxAfr1 chromosome 21, mLoxAfr1.hap2, whole genome shotgun sequence DNA segment above includes these coding regions:
- the DBNDD1 gene encoding dysbindin domain-containing protein 1 codes for the protein MEPPEGASPRELLKEVAMPQAALGVPAHSTGGGCHTPVAEEEVGVPIPAPGLLQVTERRQPLSSVSSLEVHFDLLDLTELTDMSDQELAEVFADSDDENLANDSPAGLHPLPRAGCLRSPSWTRAKAEQNREKPPLGDTERPAATTTGTFLTVDRPKKD